In Gimesia benthica, a single window of DNA contains:
- a CDS encoding golvesin C-terminal-like domain-containing protein: MSAQNGVGGLILPADIFETQVNTLAAFTFNNDVAISNTGALDINDVVGVVGVASVNGKVNVTASSPLTVSSDVVAGDSVVLTAADSAGAGDDLTVNAGAKVQSLGAEVALLAGDNVNVSPTASVISDTSYIYISIDHLDADTGTGGVANLNGTLDAATNIDVTGASDDDQVIIDGNGGALNDGGTVDGISGLFTFYGNAGADELIVDDSGDNTGDNILIQNTGVGVGSVIGAGAVSLSYDALEDLTLYSGTDADDITVNPNVLTTIDIVGGDPAAPTSPGDTLTYLTPPGESSTFTPSGLDGGTISATGGYQDVTFDEIEGLTFGGSIVVDGTAGDDTLTITALTANSGTYQINGGPVINFNANTDFTFNGLNGDDTLIINNPAGGLFDPVNGITFNGGTGGETLGDTLQILGGTAATVEHQFVDNHNGSVFFNGEGTATITYTGLEPIDDTITATDRIFTFTGAAETITLSDDGGPGDGLSLIDSDLGESVNFVHPLATLTINTELSGGSGSDAINIDPLDSTFTANLTVNAGNDDVINTGTVDIGAGALDLTAGQVFVNGAFTTTGSVDIDSTFADITFAAAGSIDAGASDIDLTAFFNVESLNVTTTSEVRVTATSGGINDLTGNALITADRAALRVGGPGGITGIDTNVNTLATSVAGGAFTIDNTGALEIGTVDGLAGITAAASSIFLTTTGTLLVSDTVTGGAVDLRSNDTMTISDNVSASTGTLKLQNFGGDFVLNSPAQISNAAAFLIDIDSAGAVTLADGSLVTSLGTGLIDIDAVNNIALANVNTGGEAQITTSAGAITDNTGTEAALITADTVALRAATGIGAAGAGDIDLAVGTIAADTTTGDIYLQEPSAATVGTVDGLAGITTAGNISLEIGGTLNVNDAIEATGAASTILVEGQGDVNVSSTVQTNGGAIDLLADNSLVLGPASVVDTTSAAVVTLTADADSLGGGDFTQFEGSLVNAQGGDLDVSSTGSASIADLRSVGGTVSVTSTSGGIIDNTVAETALITADEAALSALAGIDAGVGGNIETAVGTLAAFTTNNDVVISNTGALIIGDVAPLSGVTSTNGVVTISASSPLTVSSNVTGAGTVSLTATDSAVAGDDLTIDPGVTVESTGADVVLTAGDDFTMDATSQINAATTIGIFVDPSVGDPDAVGGTVDLVGGISAPGGTTVTGGDDDDTFNILPSSTSTIAVVGGDPTLPAVPGDTLNIDLSGVTDPALVLGGAPGSGTFNFLAPDTELPVSYSSIEDVNTLAGAYHLVLDMLFSGFEDASDDTIDVGLDAGGTNLLIDINGSNFFTGADADILSFTVLGSDDDDTLNINETAGGLPFFATAAPAGIPGSNGAHLNLAAETFLEGEFPPTDYDVNDITIHYDGKNGADAINVNFITDHNAGYFSDVIDGLGSGNIGAAAVGDTDIDLGLSFANIEGVGLSGSGTGGGLRVDASSTPDTTGININDAGGAGDGVSQITGNGGFTALLFEDFTDLQVISGTGAELIDLIALDSATTLTNVELDADDVFAADDVSNDTIRIRSTPAGVTSVSLLGGLGDDLFQIFDAGSTVDNIFAALDVDGEGGNDTLNIVDSGDVTGDTFEVTSTTVDGISSSAGTDVTYANIDDLNITGTDGDDTINVNLGLQEDLDTVTINGAGGDDDFNLQNSTPSLVNTVLNGQAGNDEFFFDSNYVLRGFINGGGDIDTIDYTTYSNAVHVQLAGLGSLDGFQGYELNGSILGTGGGGTGFDNINDLVGSANSDTLEGPNLNNYWGVTSTDEGFIIAERNNLASGRPTIAGDAIATPPEERLDFTDFQNLIGGTQDDRFDLSDGAGLTGTLDGDTGNDSLDYRDYTTGVTVDLFAGTATNINGGLVAGTGGGDDDNSIENVFGGDGNDDITGDNDNNILGDGLGSDNLDGGGYGVGSGNGGNDVFLMEPGAGGSVDVITDIHGNDTVDFRFASQGIVFDVDIINTPQDVFGGNTVELRQLQPEQPDTNPSFMENVVGSEFDDYIFIDPLSQDGNFPIDGPPVLRSADGRGGFDILDFDAKGQAVIDTGYSLTADGVGTVQYLNFEEVTPFEDNPATIVDNGDLGFSLSGDWPYHPAGTAAITTGVGYADDIHTVQSQLVDPVHYGDAAAFWEFYGLTPGVYRVSVTWPASENPFVIPQMASDAPFTVFDGSRNDITTTAINLGTFDLNQQIAPDDFLADGALWEDLGTFTVNSRTLTVMLTNLANGLITADAVRIERVSAGPEVQLTDVTDAPAPPSILVDGHPGGIDFGTTELLTDLTRTFEITNTGSAALDISNIVIPAGFTTTLVAQSVAAGDTISFEITMDSDSFGDRSGLFSFDTNDVDEATFNLLLHGQVSNVVIIDNGDADFSATAGFELYDSGVNRGSAGFEGDIAGAIPNQPGFIPPPAGTDTATWTFTGLADGFYRVSTTWSALYNRVTDAPYSLDGGAGTFDIDVNQTLIPSTFADNGAAWFDLNTSFEVVGGTLTVTLTNDASSIPRDTFDLANGVIADAVRIEYLPTPDLEVTVDGNVVDDDTGVVDFGTTIPGIPVSKTFTVTNLSADPVDVTGLIEFPPGFSIDPASPFGTDTVPVNIPGGGSVTFTIQFDGGTTGSTFGQISFTTGDADENPYNFTVTGAAGPATVGINDATFDATGAWNEHIPGVVGDPEFLYTGVPYVGGTGTSRAFWDFDVEPGRYQVVAHWYVHPDVSPYGRAAATNAPYTIFSDATPVATYRVSHQGSSNDFLDDGTWWEYIGDPVVINDNHMTVVLSDDANGIVYADEIRIIRVVDPVIKVEVDGGTVEDSGAVDFEDTIIGAPVVKTFTVTNFGERNMALGPINVPTGFSLVSGFGDTNLAPGDSTTFTLQMDASIGGSFSGMVSFGGDLAVENPFNFTVSGSAADSMIIDNGDFGYSTSGAAWNREVRTWGDDTQYFQRDQDVLLGGDLPGTNTATWTFENLGAGTYQVASHWLNHSGYASNAQITIAGIEGGPITVTLDQRFYPQGFSADGSIWQELGNFQVAAGNTLTVTISDDGANGNLAADAMRLELIPPGLTAPEIDVAAGTTALTSGVSSIDLGTAFFGETLSQTFTVTNTGTNTLNLGAITLPGLGEYTVSSGPGTTTLFAGQSTTFEISFNSTGAAGVVAGPVSIVTNDSDENPFTFNITAEMTDVVLIDNGDVGYSSTGSWNTLFYDARYFESDAQRLNLGQSGTATWDFTNLTAGTYTVSATWLNDPLRATNAEYNVAGVGPVVVNQRIAPNDFAADGFNWEILTAAVVVTPGGSITVTLSDNGPADGAINADAIRIQRVGPLMAAAGVSSTAAPSITQSDLDSVVDAALSYWETAGLSDAQLELLSSVNFVLTDLPDAMLGGASGTTVLIDINAAGYGWFVDGTPLDSSEFTLLDGSLLAGSGSDAFGQMDLLTVVMHELGHTLGLEDLDSDGTLMSESLDVSERRLPSADELDDFFSGIAGGDNPLLD, from the coding sequence TTGTCTGCTCAGAATGGTGTGGGAGGATTGATTCTTCCTGCTGATATCTTTGAGACTCAAGTCAATACCCTGGCCGCGTTCACATTCAACAATGATGTCGCCATCAGTAATACTGGCGCCTTGGACATCAATGATGTGGTGGGTGTGGTGGGTGTGGCTTCCGTCAACGGTAAGGTTAATGTGACTGCCTCAAGCCCGCTTACGGTTTCCAGTGATGTGGTCGCTGGTGACAGCGTTGTCCTGACAGCCGCAGATTCGGCTGGAGCAGGTGATGACTTGACGGTAAATGCGGGAGCGAAGGTGCAGTCACTAGGGGCTGAAGTGGCCTTGCTGGCCGGAGATAATGTGAATGTCAGCCCGACTGCCAGTGTAATTTCGGATACTTCTTATATCTATATCTCCATAGACCACCTGGATGCGGATACGGGGACAGGGGGTGTGGCCAACCTCAATGGAACGTTGGATGCAGCCACAAACATCGATGTAACCGGGGCCTCGGATGATGACCAGGTCATCATCGACGGCAACGGCGGCGCGCTTAATGATGGCGGCACTGTCGATGGCATCTCGGGCCTGTTTACATTCTACGGTAATGCGGGTGCGGATGAACTGATCGTCGATGATTCCGGCGATAACACCGGCGATAATATTCTCATCCAGAATACAGGGGTAGGAGTTGGTTCGGTGATCGGTGCCGGTGCAGTTTCTCTCAGTTATGATGCCCTGGAAGATCTGACGCTGTATTCCGGAACTGACGCTGATGACATCACAGTCAATCCTAATGTACTGACGACGATTGACATTGTAGGCGGAGATCCAGCCGCGCCCACTTCACCCGGTGATACACTGACCTACCTGACCCCTCCGGGCGAATCTTCCACATTCACACCTTCTGGTTTAGATGGCGGTACCATTTCCGCAACCGGTGGATATCAGGATGTGACCTTTGATGAAATCGAAGGTCTGACCTTCGGCGGCAGCATTGTCGTTGATGGTACTGCCGGCGATGATACGCTGACGATTACCGCTCTGACTGCCAACTCGGGGACGTACCAGATCAACGGCGGTCCGGTCATCAATTTCAATGCCAACACAGATTTTACCTTCAACGGTCTGAACGGCGATGACACACTGATTATCAATAATCCTGCTGGCGGACTGTTTGACCCGGTGAATGGAATTACCTTCAACGGCGGAACCGGCGGTGAAACGCTCGGCGACACACTGCAGATTCTGGGCGGTACCGCCGCGACCGTCGAACATCAGTTTGTAGATAACCACAATGGTTCGGTCTTCTTTAATGGCGAAGGGACCGCCACGATTACCTACACCGGCCTGGAACCGATTGATGATACCATCACCGCCACCGATCGTATCTTTACCTTCACAGGTGCCGCTGAGACGATCACACTCTCAGATGACGGTGGTCCCGGGGATGGGCTTTCACTGATTGATTCTGACCTCGGCGAATCAGTAAACTTCGTGCATCCGCTTGCGACACTGACGATCAACACCGAACTGTCCGGCGGCAGTGGCTCTGATGCCATCAATATCGATCCCCTGGATTCGACTTTTACAGCCAATCTGACGGTCAATGCGGGTAACGATGATGTCATCAACACCGGAACGGTTGACATCGGAGCGGGAGCCCTGGATCTGACTGCCGGTCAGGTCTTCGTGAATGGCGCATTTACCACTACTGGTAGCGTGGATATTGATTCGACATTCGCTGATATTACCTTTGCTGCAGCTGGCTCGATTGATGCCGGTGCCAGTGATATCGATTTAACCGCCTTCTTCAATGTGGAATCGTTGAATGTGACCACAACCAGTGAAGTACGTGTGACGGCTACTAGCGGTGGCATCAATGACCTGACAGGAAATGCTCTGATCACAGCTGATCGGGCGGCGTTACGTGTCGGTGGTCCCGGCGGTATTACCGGAATTGACACAAACGTCAATACTCTGGCAACCAGCGTGGCCGGTGGTGCATTTACAATTGACAACACCGGAGCATTGGAAATTGGCACGGTCGATGGCCTGGCTGGTATTACAGCCGCGGCCAGCTCCATCTTCCTGACGACAACCGGCACGTTGTTGGTCAGTGACACAGTTACCGGGGGAGCCGTCGACCTGAGGTCGAATGATACGATGACGATTTCAGATAATGTCAGTGCCTCTACGGGAACCCTGAAGCTGCAAAACTTCGGTGGTGACTTTGTGTTGAACAGCCCCGCACAGATTTCCAACGCAGCTGCCTTTTTGATCGACATTGATTCTGCCGGCGCTGTAACTCTGGCAGACGGATCGCTTGTGACCAGTCTGGGTACCGGTCTGATCGACATTGATGCTGTCAACAATATCGCCCTGGCGAATGTGAATACCGGTGGTGAAGCGCAGATCACAACCTCCGCCGGTGCGATTACTGATAATACAGGTACCGAAGCGGCACTGATCACCGCTGACACAGTCGCGCTGCGGGCCGCGACCGGCATTGGTGCTGCGGGAGCAGGGGACATTGACCTGGCGGTTGGTACCATCGCCGCCGATACGACCACCGGTGATATCTACCTGCAGGAACCCTCTGCTGCCACAGTGGGGACCGTAGACGGACTGGCCGGGATCACAACTGCTGGTAACATTTCACTGGAAATCGGCGGGACCCTGAATGTCAATGATGCCATTGAAGCTACCGGCGCTGCTTCCACGATTCTGGTTGAAGGACAAGGTGATGTTAACGTCAGCAGCACCGTCCAGACCAACGGTGGTGCGATTGATCTGTTGGCTGACAACAGTCTGGTTCTGGGGCCGGCCTCCGTGGTGGATACCACCTCCGCGGCTGTAGTAACTTTGACTGCTGATGCCGACTCCCTCGGCGGTGGTGATTTTACGCAGTTCGAAGGATCGCTGGTTAATGCCCAGGGAGGTGATCTGGATGTTTCGTCTACCGGCTCGGCCAGCATTGCAGATCTACGAAGTGTGGGCGGAACGGTCAGTGTCACTTCTACCAGCGGTGGCATCATTGACAATACCGTTGCCGAAACCGCATTGATTACGGCTGATGAAGCTGCTTTGAGTGCCCTGGCTGGCATCGATGCCGGTGTGGGTGGAAATATTGAGACCGCGGTCGGTACCCTGGCTGCCTTCACAACCAATAACGATGTTGTGATCAGCAATACTGGTGCCTTGATCATCGGTGATGTGGCTCCCCTGTCGGGAGTCACTTCAACGAATGGTGTGGTGACGATTTCCGCATCCAGCCCGCTGACGGTCTCCAGCAATGTGACAGGTGCAGGTACCGTCTCCTTGACGGCCACTGATTCCGCTGTCGCCGGCGATGATCTCACGATTGACCCCGGTGTGACAGTCGAATCAACCGGCGCCGATGTGGTACTGACGGCCGGTGATGACTTCACCATGGATGCAACTTCCCAGATCAATGCCGCGACAACCATTGGCATTTTCGTCGATCCAAGTGTCGGCGATCCGGATGCCGTGGGGGGTACCGTTGATCTGGTTGGCGGTATTTCCGCCCCCGGGGGAACGACGGTGACCGGCGGTGATGACGATGACACGTTCAACATCCTGCCCAGCAGCACATCCACGATTGCTGTTGTAGGCGGAGATCCGACTCTACCGGCGGTTCCCGGGGACACGCTGAATATTGATCTCAGTGGTGTGACCGATCCCGCGCTGGTTCTGGGAGGAGCACCAGGTTCAGGCACGTTTAACTTCCTGGCCCCCGATACCGAACTGCCTGTCAGCTACAGCAGCATTGAGGATGTGAATACCCTGGCCGGTGCCTACCACCTGGTGCTGGACATGTTGTTCTCCGGGTTCGAAGATGCTTCCGACGACACGATCGACGTTGGTCTGGATGCCGGCGGTACCAATCTGCTGATCGACATCAATGGCAGCAACTTCTTCACCGGCGCTGATGCGGATATTCTCTCCTTCACCGTACTGGGGTCGGACGACGACGATACGTTGAACATCAACGAAACCGCGGGTGGCCTGCCGTTCTTCGCGACAGCCGCACCCGCAGGTATCCCCGGTTCCAACGGGGCACACCTGAACCTGGCTGCGGAAACGTTCCTGGAAGGTGAGTTCCCTCCTACTGACTACGACGTGAACGACATCACGATTCACTACGACGGTAAGAACGGCGCCGACGCGATCAATGTGAACTTCATCACCGATCACAACGCCGGTTACTTCTCGGATGTGATCGACGGTCTGGGCAGTGGTAACATTGGTGCCGCTGCTGTGGGTGACACCGACATCGACCTGGGACTCTCCTTTGCCAACATCGAAGGGGTCGGCCTTTCCGGTTCGGGAACTGGTGGTGGCTTGCGAGTCGACGCTTCTTCCACACCCGACACGACCGGCATCAACATCAACGATGCCGGCGGAGCCGGTGACGGCGTCTCCCAGATCACCGGTAACGGCGGTTTCACCGCTCTGTTGTTTGAGGACTTTACCGACCTGCAGGTCATTTCGGGAACCGGCGCTGAGCTGATCGATCTGATCGCCCTCGACTCCGCCACGACGCTCACCAATGTCGAGTTGGATGCCGACGACGTGTTTGCGGCTGACGATGTATCCAACGATACCATCCGTATCCGCAGCACACCCGCGGGTGTCACCAGCGTCAGCCTGCTGGGGGGCCTGGGCGACGATCTGTTCCAGATCTTCGATGCCGGAAGCACGGTGGACAACATCTTCGCGGCCCTGGATGTGGATGGTGAAGGCGGAAACGACACGCTGAATATCGTCGATAGCGGCGACGTCACCGGTGACACGTTCGAAGTCACCTCGACGACCGTGGACGGAATCTCCAGCTCTGCCGGCACTGATGTGACTTATGCCAACATCGACGATCTGAACATCACCGGCACCGACGGCGACGACACGATCAACGTCAACCTGGGACTGCAGGAAGATCTGGATACCGTCACGATCAACGGTGCAGGCGGTGATGACGACTTCAACCTGCAGAACAGCACACCAAGCCTCGTCAACACCGTACTCAACGGGCAGGCCGGCAACGATGAATTCTTCTTCGACAGCAACTATGTGCTGCGGGGCTTCATCAACGGGGGTGGGGACATCGACACCATCGACTACACCACTTACTCGAACGCCGTGCATGTGCAGCTGGCCGGCCTGGGCAGCCTGGACGGATTCCAGGGCTATGAGCTCAACGGCAGCATCCTGGGCACCGGCGGTGGCGGAACCGGCTTCGACAACATCAACGATCTGGTCGGTTCAGCCAACAGCGACACGCTGGAAGGCCCGAACCTGAATAACTACTGGGGCGTGACTTCGACCGATGAAGGCTTCATTATCGCCGAACGCAACAACCTGGCCAGCGGCCGACCGACGATTGCCGGCGATGCGATTGCGACTCCACCCGAAGAGCGTCTGGACTTCACCGACTTCCAGAACCTGATCGGGGGAACCCAGGACGACCGCTTCGACCTCAGCGACGGAGCCGGTCTGACCGGCACCCTGGACGGGGACACCGGTAACGACAGCCTGGACTACCGGGACTATACCACAGGGGTGACCGTCGATCTGTTCGCCGGCACCGCTACAAACATCAACGGCGGCCTGGTGGCCGGCACCGGTGGTGGCGATGACGACAACAGCATCGAAAACGTCTTCGGTGGTGACGGCAACGACGACATCACCGGCGACAACGACAACAACATCCTGGGTGACGGCCTGGGCAGCGACAACCTGGACGGCGGCGGGTACGGCGTCGGCAGCGGTAACGGCGGCAACGATGTGTTCCTGATGGAACCGGGGGCCGGCGGCAGTGTCGACGTGATCACCGACATCCACGGCAACGACACGGTCGACTTCCGCTTCGCCAGCCAGGGTATCGTCTTCGATGTGGATATCATCAATACCCCGCAGGACGTCTTCGGGGGGAACACGGTTGAACTGCGTCAGCTGCAGCCCGAACAGCCGGACACGAACCCCAGCTTCATGGAAAACGTGGTCGGCAGTGAATTTGACGACTACATCTTCATCGATCCGCTCTCCCAGGACGGCAACTTCCCGATTGATGGACCGCCGGTCCTGCGTTCGGCCGACGGACGGGGCGGCTTTGACATCCTGGACTTCGACGCCAAGGGACAGGCCGTGATCGACACCGGCTACTCTCTGACGGCCGACGGTGTAGGTACCGTCCAGTACCTCAACTTCGAAGAAGTGACCCCGTTCGAAGACAATCCAGCCACGATCGTCGACAACGGCGACCTGGGCTTCTCGCTGAGCGGGGACTGGCCTTATCATCCGGCAGGCACCGCAGCGATCACCACGGGTGTTGGCTATGCAGACGACATTCACACCGTGCAGTCGCAGCTGGTGGATCCCGTCCACTACGGTGATGCCGCCGCCTTCTGGGAATTCTACGGTCTGACCCCGGGCGTATACCGCGTCTCGGTTACCTGGCCGGCTTCGGAGAATCCATTTGTGATTCCGCAGATGGCCAGCGATGCACCGTTTACCGTGTTCGACGGATCCCGCAATGACATTACCACCACGGCGATCAACCTGGGCACCTTCGATCTGAATCAGCAGATCGCTCCCGACGACTTCCTGGCCGACGGTGCTCTCTGGGAAGACCTGGGAACGTTCACTGTCAACAGCCGGACGCTGACCGTGATGCTGACCAACCTGGCCAACGGCCTGATCACTGCTGATGCGGTTCGCATCGAGCGGGTCTCCGCCGGTCCGGAAGTCCAGCTGACCGACGTGACCGACGCCCCGGCACCGCCGAGCATCCTGGTCGACGGTCATCCGGGCGGCATCGACTTCGGCACCACCGAACTGTTGACCGACCTGACCCGGACCTTCGAGATCACCAACACCGGTTCTGCTGCTCTGGACATCAGCAACATCGTGATTCCTGCTGGATTCACGACGACGCTGGTCGCTCAGAGTGTGGCCGCCGGCGATACGATCAGCTTCGAGATCACCATGGATTCCGACTCCTTCGGCGATCGCTCGGGGCTGTTCTCGTTCGACACCAACGACGTGGATGAAGCGACCTTCAACCTGCTGCTGCACGGTCAGGTCTCTAACGTCGTGATCATCGACAACGGCGATGCCGACTTCTCGGCCACCGCCGGCTTCGAACTGTATGACTCGGGCGTGAACCGGGGCAGTGCCGGCTTCGAAGGGGACATCGCGGGGGCAATTCCCAACCAGCCGGGTTTCATTCCGCCTCCGGCCGGGACTGACACCGCAACCTGGACCTTCACCGGTCTGGCCGACGGTTTCTACCGGGTCTCCACAACCTGGTCGGCCCTGTACAACCGAGTGACCGACGCGCCGTACTCACTGGACGGTGGAGCCGGTACCTTTGATATTGATGTGAACCAGACCCTGATTCCGTCCACCTTCGCTGACAACGGGGCTGCCTGGTTCGACCTGAATACCTCCTTCGAAGTGGTTGGCGGCACCCTGACGGTGACCCTGACCAACGATGCCAGCAGTATCCCGCGGGATACCTTCGACCTGGCCAACGGCGTGATCGCCGATGCGGTCCGGATTGAATACCTGCCGACTCCCGACCTGGAAGTCACCGTGGACGGCAATGTCGTCGACGATGACACGGGCGTGGTCGACTTCGGTACGACGATCCCCGGCATTCCGGTCTCCAAAACCTTTACCGTGACGAACCTCTCCGCGGATCCGGTCGATGTGACCGGCCTGATCGAGTTCCCACCCGGGTTCAGCATTGATCCTGCTTCCCCGTTCGGAACAGATACCGTGCCTGTGAACATTCCCGGCGGTGGATCGGTGACCTTCACCATCCAGTTCGACGGCGGGACCACCGGTTCGACCTTCGGTCAAATCTCGTTCACCACGGGTGACGCGGATGAGAATCCTTACAACTTCACCGTAACGGGTGCCGCCGGACCGGCAACCGTAGGCATCAACGACGCAACATTCGATGCCACGGGGGCCTGGAATGAGCACATTCCGGGTGTCGTGGGTGATCCGGAGTTCCTGTATACGGGAGTGCCTTACGTGGGCGGAACCGGTACCAGTCGTGCATTCTGGGACTTCGACGTGGAACCCGGCCGCTATCAGGTCGTAGCCCACTGGTACGTCCATCCGGACGTGAGCCCTTACGGACGGGCTGCTGCAACCAACGCTCCGTATACGATCTTCTCGGATGCGACCCCGGTCGCCACTTACCGGGTCAGTCATCAGGGCAGTTCGAACGACTTCCTGGATGATGGCACCTGGTGGGAATACATTGGTGATCCTGTTGTGATCAACGATAATCACATGACGGTGGTGCTGAGCGACGATGCCAACGGCATTGTCTACGCCGATGAAATCCGGATCATCCGGGTGGTTGATCCGGTGATCAAGGTCGAAGTGGATGGCGGAACCGTGGAAGACAGCGGTGCCGTGGACTTCGAAGATACGATCATCGGTGCTCCCGTGGTCAAGACCTTCACCGTAACGAACTTCGGCGAACGGAACATGGCCCTGGGGCCGATCAACGTTCCAACCGGGTTCAGCCTGGTCTCCGGCTTCGGGGATACGAACCTGGCCCCCGGGGATTCGACGACCTTCACCCTGCAGATGGACGCCAGCATCGGCGGCAGCTTCAGTGGAATGGTCAGCTTCGGAGGCGATCTGGCGGTTGAGAATCCCTTCAACTTCACGGTCAGCGGTTCGGCTGCGGACTCGATGATCATCGACAACGGTGACTTTGGTTACAGTACCAGTGGCGCTGCCTGGAATCGTGAAGTGCGGACCTGGGGTGACGACACGCAATACTTCCAGCGGGACCAGGACGTACTGCTGGGCGGCGACCTGCCGGGCACCAACACGGCGACCTGGACGTTCGAGAATCTGGGCGCCGGCACTTATCAGGTGGCCTCGCACTGGCTGAACCACAGCGGATACGCGTCCAATGCCCAGATCACGATCGCGGGCATCGAAGGGGGACCGATCACGGTCACACTGGACCAGCGGTTCTACCCGCAGGGCTTCAGTGCCGACGGCTCGATCTGGCAGGAACTGGGTAACTTCCAGGTGGCTGCCGGCAACACGCTGACGGTCACCATCTCGGACGACGGTGCGAACGGCAACCTGGCTGCCGACGCCATGCGGCTGGAACTGATTCCGCCCGGGCTGACGGCACCGGAAATCGATGTCGCAGCCGGGACCACGGCCCTGACCAGCGGCGTGAGCAGCATCGATCTGGGCACCGCCTTCTTCGGCGAAACCCTGTCGCAAACCTTCACGGTTACCAATACGGGGACCAATACGCTGAACCTGGGAGCCATCACTCTGCCAGGATTGGGCGAGTACACCGTCTCGTCTGGACCGGGCACGACGACTCTGTTCGCCGGCCAGTCGACGACCTTCGAGATCTCGTTCAACAGCACCGGCGCCGCCGGTGTGGTTGCTGGTCCGGTCTCAATCGTTACGAACGACAGCGATGAGAACCCGTTCACGTTCAACATCACAGCCGAAATGACGGATGTGGTGCTGATCGACAATGGTGATGTGGGCTACAGCAGCACGGGCAGCTGGAACACACTGTTCTACGATGCCCGTTACTTCGAAAGTGATGCCCAGAGACTGAACCTGGGTCAGAGCGGAACGGCGACCTGGGACTTCACGAACCTGACCGCCGGAACCTACACGGTCTCTGCGACCTGGCTGAATGACCCGTTACGGGCCACGAACGCCGAGTACAATGTTGCCGGCGTGGGCCCCGTCGTGGTCAACCAGCGGATTGCACCGAATGACTTCGCCGCCGATGGCTTCAACTGGGAAATCCTGACCGCTGCCGTCGTGGTGACCCCTGGTGGATCGATCACCGTGACCCTGAGCGACAACGGTCCGGCCGATGGTGCGATCAATGCCGATGCGATCCGCATCCAGCGGGTCGGACCACTGATGGCGGCCGCCGGTGTGAGCAGCACTGCGGCTCCGTCGATCACCCAGTCCGACCTGGACTCGGTCGTGGATGCAGCCCTGAGTTACTGGGAAACAGCAGGGTTGAGCGACGCTCAGCTGGAACTGCTGAGTTCGGTGAACTTCGTACTGACCGACCTGCCGGATGCGATGCTCGGTGGTGCCTCAGGTACAACGGTTCTGATCGACATCAACGCCGCCGGTTACGGCTGGTTCGTCGATGGAACGCCGCTGGACAGCAGCGAGTTCACACTGCTGGACGGCAGCCTGCTGGCCGGTTCCGGCAGCGATGCCTTCGGTCAGATGGATCTGCTGACAGTCGTAATGCACGAGCTGGGTCACACGCTGGGTCTGGAAGACCTGGACTCAGACGGTACCCTGATGAGCGAGTCGCTGGACGTCTCCGAACGTCGTCTGCCGAGTGCAGACGAACTCGACGACTTCTTCAGCGGTATCGCCGGCGGAGACAACCCGCTGCTGGACTAA